The Thermasporomyces composti region CGTGGTCGTCGAGGACGAGCAGATCGTGGGCATCCTGACGGCCAACGACTTGCTGGCCGTCCTGGCCGGGCACGAGCGAGGACCTGGGCCCCGCCACGACGCCGCCCTGCGCGCGATCGACGGCGGCCAACGGCGGGAGCGGACCCACACGACGCGGCCGGTGGAGGACCAGACGCCCGTTCGGTCCAGCGAGCCGGAGAGCGAGCGGACCATCGTCGTGGGCGTCGACGGGTCGCCGGCGTCACGCGAGGCGCTGAGCTGGGCGGTGGACTACGCCCGCCGGCTCGGCTATGCGGTGCGGGCGGTCTCGGTCTGCTCGCTCGTGTCTCCCGCGGCGTTCATGCCCGCCGGCGGCGCTCCCATGGAGGACCCCGACGTTCTCATCCAGGCGCACGAGGAACAGCTGGATGCCGTCGTGCGGGAGGTTGATCCCGGAAGCCGAGGGGTCAGTGTGCAGACCTCGGTGATCCTGAGCGACCCGGGGCCGGGGCTCTGCGCCGTCGCCGCCAACGCACCCGCCCTCGTGCTCGGCAGCCGAGGGCGAGGGAAGGTGCTGAGCGCACTCCTCGGCTCGGTGAGCGCGTACTGCGTGCGCCACGCCAGGGCCGCGGTGGTCGTGATCCCACCAGCGGCGGTCGCCGACGGATCGGCCGACCTCGACCTGCCGGAGGAGGTGGCGTCCGAGCCGACGCCCGCAGGCGTCGACCCGGACTAGAGGCTGGGCCGAGGCTCACACCGCGCGCTGCCAAGTGACGCCCCGGGCGACGATCGAATACCCGAGCGCCTCGTTCACCGCGATCATGTGGGCGTTGGACTCGGCGTTCCAGGTGTCGATCCAGCGCACGGTCGGCTCCGCCTCGGCGAGCCAGGCCATCATCTCCGACTTCAGCAGCAGCCCCAGGCGGTGACCGCGGTGGGCGCGCATCACGCTCGTGTCGTACTGCCAGGCCCATCCGGGCTGGTCCGATGGCACCGCCACGATCGTCTGACCGGCCAGTGGGCCGTCCTCGCCGAGACGGGCGACGAGCCGGTAGACCCGGACCCGCGCCGCCGCGTGCGCGGCCTCGAAGGCGCGGATTCGCTTGGCGTCGTAGACCTCGTCCTCGATGTCGAGGTCATCCGTGGGGGCGTCGTTGATGGCGGCGGTGATCTCGGCCACCTCGTCGACGAGGTCGTCGGGCACGGCGTCGACCAGCCGCAGGAGCGTGTAGTCCCGTGCGGCCGCGCGTGCTTCCTCGCGAAGCTTGGCGACCCGCTCCTGGTCGACGGCGTGCAGGTCCTGCCGGCGCTGGATCTCCACGCTGCCGGGCGTGAAGCCGGCGTTCCGCAGAAACGCCGACGGTCCGGGCGCGTCGATCGAGTAGGTGAGGGCCAGCCGACGACCGGCCGTCTTGACCCGCGCCAGCCCTTCCTCCAGCAGCGCCCGGCCGTGGCCGCGACGGCGGTGGTCCGGATGAACCTGGACGAAAACGTTGCCCCGGTGACGGTTGTCTCGCTGCGGGAGGTTCACCGTGAGTTTCGCGATCGGGGTGTCACCGTCGTACAGAAGCCACACCTCGTCGGGCTCGCCGTCCCAGCCGTGGCGGAGCAATCCGGCGAACGTGACCGGGCCCTTGGGGGGATCCCACGGCGTGTCCACCGCCTGCGCGGCCTCGGTGAGCGCGCGGGTGGCCGCCACTGCCTCGTCATCGAAGGGATCGACGCGTTCAAGCTTCATCCCGCAAGCCTCGCCGGCGCCGGTCGGGAATGGCAACGGGATTTCCTCGGGGTCGGGCGACGCACCGCGCCTCTCTGGAGACCAGCTCCGCGAATTTCTCCGGGGGGTCGGGTGATTGTGTGACTCCGAGCGCGGTATGGTGACTTACCTCATGTGGGCTGTGGTTCTGCTCCTTCGCTGCCGCGGCGGGGCCCTCTAAGGGCCGGGCTCCCCGTCGCGGAGTTGCTTGGTGTCCGGCCGACGCCGTTCAGTCCCCACATCAGCGAAGACGAAGGA contains the following coding sequences:
- a CDS encoding GNAT family N-acetyltransferase, producing the protein MKLERVDPFDDEAVAATRALTEAAQAVDTPWDPPKGPVTFAGLLRHGWDGEPDEVWLLYDGDTPIAKLTVNLPQRDNRHRGNVFVQVHPDHRRRGHGRALLEEGLARVKTAGRRLALTYSIDAPGPSAFLRNAGFTPGSVEIQRRQDLHAVDQERVAKLREEARAAARDYTLLRLVDAVPDDLVDEVAEITAAINDAPTDDLDIEDEVYDAKRIRAFEAAHAAARVRVYRLVARLGEDGPLAGQTIVAVPSDQPGWAWQYDTSVMRAHRGHRLGLLLKSEMMAWLAEAEPTVRWIDTWNAESNAHMIAVNEALGYSIVARGVTWQRAV